From a single Candidatus Hydrogenedentota bacterium genomic region:
- a CDS encoding NAD(P)-dependent oxidoreductase, with translation MSDTTPLALTDRKILVTGVQGFIGIHTAAAVHRMGARLVGVDVVAQSQRADRVRESLGYPPVAVHAVDLRDAEATVQILRQMRPEMVIHCAGSIERTDESSSWNRAFEGNAALTASLVDALVGFPEPERPVLVMPGSQMEYGTAPMPWTEDRHCEPFNAYGAGKLAAAESVLGAVRRDGLRACVLRLPIVFGPGQPPSLFVPELIGKALLREAIPMTVGDQRRAFLYVDDAAGLLLESGIRAAQPAPFPPLLNAPAYPPMAILDVARMVAESLDAAGLLRVGALPRRAGELLEAWPDASLARSLGFCTRNQPLEAIRRTVAWYEANRWFLS, from the coding sequence ATGTCCGATACGACACCTCTTGCGTTGACGGACCGCAAAATCCTGGTTACGGGTGTTCAAGGGTTCATTGGAATCCACACGGCGGCGGCGGTCCACCGTATGGGCGCCCGGCTCGTCGGCGTGGATGTCGTGGCCCAGTCCCAGCGTGCGGACCGCGTCCGGGAGTCTCTGGGGTATCCGCCTGTCGCTGTTCACGCAGTTGATCTCCGTGATGCGGAGGCCACCGTCCAGATACTCCGCCAAATGCGTCCCGAGATGGTCATCCACTGCGCCGGGTCCATCGAGCGCACGGACGAATCGTCAAGCTGGAACCGCGCCTTCGAAGGGAATGCCGCGCTTACGGCCTCCCTGGTCGATGCCTTGGTTGGCTTTCCCGAACCCGAACGCCCGGTGCTTGTCATGCCTGGCTCCCAGATGGAGTACGGGACGGCGCCCATGCCGTGGACCGAGGACCGTCATTGTGAACCGTTCAATGCCTACGGCGCGGGAAAGCTGGCGGCCGCCGAGAGCGTCCTGGGGGCTGTGCGGCGCGACGGACTTCGCGCATGCGTGTTACGATTGCCGATAGTGTTCGGTCCGGGGCAACCGCCGTCGCTGTTCGTGCCGGAACTGATCGGCAAAGCCCTTTTGCGGGAGGCAATCCCGATGACTGTCGGCGATCAGCGCCGGGCATTTCTGTATGTGGACGACGCGGCGGGATTGCTACTCGAGTCGGGTATCCGCGCGGCTCAACCCGCGCCGTTTCCGCCGCTGCTCAACGCCCCTGCCTATCCGCCCATGGCCATCCTGGATGTGGCGCGCATGGTCGCCGAATCGCTGGATGCGGCTGGCTTGCTGCGCGTGGGAGCCCTGCCAAGGCGTGCAGGCGAGCTGCTCGAAGCGTGGCCGGATGCGTCGCTCGCCCGTTCCCTCGGCTTTTGCACACGGAACCAGCCTCTGGAAGCCATTCGCCGGACAGTCGCGTGGTACGAGGCTAACCGCTGGTTCCTGTCGTGA